In a genomic window of Flavobacterium sp. KACC 22761:
- a CDS encoding ATP-binding protein, whose protein sequence is MNLYELTVNDTEKITIQDLFFSDENKAILEQTIKEHLYIEELKKYNLKVDNKILLHGHTGCGKTTTAKAIATALNKEIIIINLSTIINAKIGETSKNVKALFDKATRENAVLFLDEFDQIAKSRENDDKDVAEMKRLVNTIIQLIDYFPTNCLLICATNFYNSIDTALLRRFQIKLKFEMPSDTQLDLYYDKILNIFPIHFQDIPRKYGVSYAEAKDYVNTTMKGLIISELELLKKQQV, encoded by the coding sequence ATGAATCTATACGAACTTACGGTCAACGATACCGAAAAAATTACCATTCAAGACTTATTTTTCAGTGACGAAAACAAGGCAATTTTAGAGCAAACCATTAAAGAACATTTGTATATAGAGGAATTAAAAAAATACAATTTAAAAGTTGATAATAAAATTTTACTTCACGGTCATACTGGATGCGGCAAAACAACAACTGCAAAAGCAATTGCAACCGCATTAAATAAAGAAATCATTATAATCAATCTGAGCACAATTATTAATGCTAAGATTGGCGAAACTTCTAAAAACGTTAAAGCATTATTTGACAAAGCAACTCGCGAAAATGCGGTCTTGTTTTTGGACGAATTTGACCAAATTGCCAAAAGTCGTGAAAACGATGATAAAGATGTTGCTGAAATGAAACGTCTAGTGAATACAATCATTCAACTAATTGATTATTTTCCAACGAATTGCTTATTAATTTGTGCAACTAATTTTTACAATAGTATTGACACTGCTTTGTTGCGAAGATTTCAAATAAAATTAAAATTCGAGATGCCGAGCGACACGCAATTGGATTTATATTATGACAAAATATTAAACATCTTCCCTATTCATTTTCAAGATATTCCAAGAAAATATGGCGTTTCTTATGCCGAAGCGAAAGATTACGTTAACACCACAATGAAAGGATTAATCATCTCCGAATTGGAACTTTTGAAAAAACAACAAGTTTAG